The following are encoded together in the Dehalococcoidia bacterium genome:
- a CDS encoding IS5/IS1182 family transposase, translating into GEHAFLVVKHLWGYRKVRYNGLAKNAAQVFSLFALANLYMVRKDLLMIRA; encoded by the coding sequence AAGGAGAACATGCCTTCCTGGTGGTCAAACATCTGTGGGGTTATCGGAAGGTGAGATACAATGGTCTGGCAAAAAATGCGGCTCAAGTGTTCAGCCTATTCGCTCTGGCCAACTTATACATGGTTCGGAAGGATTTGCTGATGATTAGGGCGTAG